In Cryptococcus gattii WM276 chromosome B, complete sequence, the DNA window AGAGTTCGTTGAGGTTGAAATTGGGGGAGGAGAGGATATTATCGCCTTCGACAGCTTCTTCATTGTTATCGATGTTTACGCTTGCTCTTCCCTTGCCCTTGCTCGGAGATTTTGTGATCACTTGCACTTCCTCATCGTCGCTGTTGCCTCTGCGACGAACCGCAGAACTTTGCCCTTGAGCCAACTTCCTAACCTCTTCTTGTCCATGAGCCAGTAATTCATGTCTCATGAATGGTGGGCTAGAGAATCGTTCAATAGCTTCAGTCTGTAAGCCCACTGCAGACGCCAATGTATGCGAGGGCTCAACAGAGTCGTTGGATTCAATGCTGCTGTTCATTAAAAACAGTGGGGATTTATCACGGCTACGTGCCTGGGGATTAGGAGATTGTAAATGCGACGGAGTAACGGTACGCCGCAGAGAAGATTGGGATGGGGATTCTCGAGATTTCGGTCCTGAGAGGGTGATGGCACTTTTCTTCGGTCTCTGATCGGATTTTGGAGATGCCGCCTTTGCCGACAAGGATTTCGATAATGGCGCACGAGAACGTTGTATTTCGAGGGAATTAGGCTCACTATGCGATTCTCGGGAGCGGAAGCGAGTCACTCCATGCCTGGAGGCATGGTTTGACCCGTCGCTGTCTTCTGAAACATCTTCATGGAGGTCGACAGATGAACCGCTACCACTAGGACCGGCAACAGATGCTGGAGACTCGGAAGGCGTTCCGGCTGAGACCGATGGAAGGGAAGCTCTACTTTTGCGACCAGCTTTGGCGGTTGATGCAGGAGAGTCCACACTTTCTCCGGATCGCGCGGCAGCCTTGCCTAACAAGAAGTCATTAACAGTAGCTCAGCTGAGAAGAATCAATATCACCCACCGACTGATGTCCTAGTCTTCTTAACCGGCGTAATTCCAGGCTCCGTCTTCACCGCTATTtcactcttcctcttcctcttctttgtCTTGGGCGCCTTCTCCTGCTTATCTAACCTCTTCAActtttccccttccttcccGACAATCGTTGGATGTcgcctcttcttttctttccattCCATAATGAGCGCGTCCGTACATCcacttttcttttcccatGATGGTTTCCATGGACGACCGTACTCGTCCGTGCCGGACCATTTAATAAGGTATTCCCCCTCTACAGGCGGCCCTCTCTCGTCCATAATCTCTACAGCTTCATACAGATTGTCCGCATCGTTGGCTTCGGGGATAAATTGCGTGGATGGGATATCGGGTGACGGCTCGTGTGAATCACGATAATGACCGGTCATATTATATGGTTAATTACGGATGAAGGTGCAAGGTGTTAATTCGACGCTCGAAAGACAGGTGTCGGCGAACGGACGATTGGCGCCAGTCTTCTGATTGAATAATGCCTAAATAATACATTAATATTACTTCACTGGCCAATTTGATTCCGCCTCGCGCTTGGAGACGGACATCGAACTGGTCTCCTACGAGGATGAAGTCTTCCGTGAGTTATCCGAGACGGACCCGTTTATTTAACTGTTATTTAATTTGGTGAACAACGGTGTTGCGTTGTTGAGACAAGAAACGCGCGCCTGTTTCTATTTGACTTGTCTGTTGAAGGTATTATAAAGGCACAGGAGGGTAAATAATCACTTACGTAAACATGTTTTTGATAATCATTCACCAAAAGATGATGGTCAGTAGGAAGTCGCTGATACATCTCGTTTAACACTTCATTTCACCAATTTATACCCGCAATGCCTCCTAAATTTGACCCAAACTCCCCAGAAAATGCTCCTCTCATTCAGCTTTTCCAAAGCCTCGGTCTCGCCAGCAACTCTGCCACAGAGCTCGTTCGTCAGCCAAAGTCTGGAAAGGCTTTCAAGTCTTTGATCGATGAGTACAGTCTTGCAGACAACAAGTACGATGAGAAGCAGGCCGGAGCTCTTGTAAAGCTCAGCTCGGTGAGTGGCAAGCTGGGCAAGGAGCAGAAGGATTTTCTCGTGGGGAAGATTGTGAAGGGAGATGTAAAGACTGCAGACCAGATTACAGGTGGGTGGCCAACAATTCGCCGGTGCGAACTGGTCCTTTGTGTCCTTTGAGGATGCAGGAGCTAGAGATTAGAACAGTCGTTGACACCAGCATGGTTCGGACACAGCGGCGGTCAAGTTTGCAGAgaaaagccccgacttAAAGGCGAACGAGGTGGCTTTTGACAAGGAATGTGGTGTTGGTAAGTGGATAGCTTGGATCCTACTATTCTTTCTAACATAATATTATTTAGGTGTCAACATCACTCTTGCCGACCTTCCTGAACTCCTCAAATCATATCTCACATCCCTTCCTTCACCTCCTGAGGGCTGGAACAGTCTTGGTCCTATTCTTGGTGGCATTAAGGCTGGTGCTTCTGACCTTCGGTAAGCACTCTATCCGTGCCTATCATTTAATCTGCTAATAACCGCATCAGATGGGCCAACGCCGCGGAAGTTAAATCTTCCCTCGAATCCATCTTCGTCTCTCTTTTTGGTACCAAGGAAGCCGCCGCTGCCGCTGCCGCTGCTAAGCCCAAAACAAAGGCTCCCAAGGCCGCTGAAAAACCTAATCCTGTCTCCACTACCGCCGCTGTTGCTACCCAGTCTTCCTCTGCTACTCCTGCTATTCCCACAAACATTTTTGAGGAGGGCCTCCTTTCAGAGTTCCATAAGGTCGGCGAAAACCCCCAGAGTGATCCCAAGTTGAAGGAGGAACATTTGGCGTGGACTAAGGGCCAGGTGTACACTCGATTCCCGCCAGAGCCTAATGGATACCTCCATATTGGGCACGTCAAAGCTATTATGGTCGATTTTGGTTATGCCAAGTACCACGGTGGCCGAACATACCTTAGGTACGTCTTTATTTTCATCTTGAGGTAATCAGTTTTGCCAATCCGAGTCTGAAAATGGCAATGTTCGGATCTGGATTTGAGAAATGAATGCTATGCCTGCTGTCGTCACCTGCTTCGTGCTCAATCTAGCAGAGGTGAGAATGAAGGTTATAGAGTAGGAGGATGACAGGCGCAAACAGCCGGAGATGATTATCACTGACCGCTATAGAGCTCGCGCTGACCAAGTAACAGATACGACGATACCAATCCCGAAGCTGAAGAAGGCCGATACTTCCAGTCTATCCTCGAAACTGTGCGATGGCTTGGTTTCGAGCCTTGGAAGATCACGTACTCTAGTGACAACTTTGACAGGTTGTACGAGCTTGCGGTTGAATTGATTCGACGGGGAAAGGGATACGTCTGTACTTGTGACGGTCAATCTTTTCCCTTCCACTTTCTCAATGCTTGTGCTGACGTTTCTGATAGCTGAGAAGATTAAGGAAGACCGAGGTATGGGCAAGGGTGACCCCATCCCTTGCGTGCACCGAGACCGGCCCGTCGAGGAGTCTCTCCGTGAGTTTGAACGAATGAAGAATGGCGAAtacaaggagaaggaagcgtgcttgaggatgaagatggacTTGAACAGTGGCAATCCTTATATGTGGGATACTGTTGCTTACCGAGTCAAAAACGCCCCTCATCACAGAACTGGTGACAAGTGGAGTAAGTCGTCAAATATGGTCAAAATGAAATGTTGCTAATGATCGTTTAGAAATCTACCCTACTTACGACTTTACCCACTGTCTCTGTGATAGTATTGAGAACATCACGTAAGTCAATCCGTCTATCAGAAAAGTATGTGTCTAATGATCATTCGCATAGTCACTCTCTCTGTACCGTCGAATTCATTCCCGCTCGTGAATCCTACGAATGGCTCTGTGATGCCCTCGGCGTCTACAAGGCTCGTCAGTACGAATTTGCCCGTCTCAACCTCCAGGGCACTTTCCTCTCCAAACGGAAAATTGCAAAGCTTGTCCAGGACGGCCACGTCAAGGACTGGGATGACCCCCGTCTTTACACTATCATCGCCCTTCGTCGACGCGGTATTCCTCCGGGCGCCTTGTTATCCTTTGTTTCCGAGCTTGGTGTGACCAACATCCCTTCCACCACTGAAATTCAAAAGTTCGAGTCTTGCATCCGAGGTTACCTTGAGAGCTCCGCACCTAGGTTGATGATGGTCCTCAACCCTATCAAGATCATCATCGACAATGTCCCCGACGATTATCGTGTTCAGGTCGAAGTGCCTCTCCATCCTAAGATCCCTGCTATGGGCACTGTCCAAACCATCTTCACCAAGGAAGTCTACATCGACGCCGACGACTTCAGAGAGGTCGATTCTCCGGACTACTTCCGTTTGGCTCCCGGCAAGTCAGTCGGTTTGTTCAAGGCTCCTTACCCTGTTACTTGTACATCCTTCACCAAGGACCCCGTTACCGGTCGTGTTACCGAGGTACACTGTACACTCGCCGGCGAAGGGTTCAAGAAGCCCAAAGCGTACATCCAATGGGTCAACGCACCCGAGGCGGTCAAGATCGACGAAGTGCGATACTTTAGGAAGCTTTTCAAGTCTGAACCTCCTCCTGCTGACTATGAGGCGGATGTCGACCCCGACTCTCTTGAAGTTTATACCAACGCTGTGATCGAGCCTGCTTTCTATGAGCTTGCCAAGAAGCAGATGTCTGATGCGAGGAAGGACAGTGAAGAACGTACGAAGAAGGCTGTCGAGCAGGCTGCTAAGCCTGATACATCCTCTGCTCCTGTGGAAGGCAGTGCAGCGGCTCAGCacaaggaggaagagccCGTTGCCACAGCTGAGCAGCTGGTCGGTAACGAGAATATCAGATTCCAGGGTATGAGGCTGGCGTACTTCACTCTGGATAGGGAAAGCAAATTGGGCTGCTTGGAGAATGACGGAGTCAAGGGTAAGAGCGAGGGTGACAAAATTATACTTAACAGGATTGTCTCGCTTAAGGAGGATGCGGGCAAAAGCGCATAGAGATAGAGTCAGTGATT includes these proteins:
- a CDS encoding Glutamine-tRNA ligase, putative (Similar to TIGR gene model, INSD accession AAW40674.1), translating into MPPKFDPNSPENAPLIQLFQSLGLASNSATELVRQPKSGKAFKSLIDEYSLADNKYDEKQAGALVKLSSVSGKLGKEQKDFLVGKIVKGDVKTADQITAAVKFAEKSPDLKANEVAFDKECGVGVNITLADLPELLKSYLTSLPSPPEGWNSLGPILGGIKAGASDLRWANAAEVKSSLESIFVSLFGTKEAAAAAAAAKPKTKAPKAAEKPNPVSTTAAVATQSSSATPAIPTNIFEEGLLSEFHKVGENPQSDPKLKEEHLAWTKGQVYTRFPPEPNGYLHIGHVKAIMVDFGYAKYHGGRTYLRYDDTNPEAEEGRYFQSILETVRWLGFEPWKITYSSDNFDRLYELAVELIRRGKGYVCTCDAEKIKEDRGMGKGDPIPCVHRDRPVEESLREFERMKNGEYKEKEACLRMKMDLNSGNPYMWDTVAYRVKNAPHHRTGDKWKIYPTYDFTHCLCDSIENITHSLCTVEFIPARESYEWLCDALGVYKARQYEFARLNLQGTFLSKRKIAKLVQDGHVKDWDDPRLYTIIALRRRGIPPGALLSFVSELGVTNIPSTTEIQKFESCIRGYLESSAPRLMMVLNPIKIIIDNVPDDYRVQVEVPLHPKIPAMGTVQTIFTKEVYIDADDFREVDSPDYFRLAPGKSVGLFKAPYPVTCTSFTKDPVTGRVTEVHCTLAGEGFKKPKAYIQWVNAPEAVKIDEVRYFRKLFKSEPPPADYEADVDPDSLEVYTNAVIEPAFYELAKKQMSDARKDSEERTKKAVEQAAKPDTSSAPVEGSAAAQHKEEEPVATAEQLVGNENIRFQGMRLAYFTLDRESKLGCLENDGVKGKSEGDKIILNRIVSLKEDAGKSA